In Calothrix sp. PCC 7507, one DNA window encodes the following:
- a CDS encoding IS4 family transposase, with protein MLPQSYQTIFRKHLSEQQYLTLELLLLLIQAHRQVKLSTLASLFPQAITYESRKRNLQRFLVVGNLCVKLLWFPLIKYWIRQQRTGHKLNREQRRYFDKKKHQKYGYWMVALDRTQWKGRNVFMVTLVWGTHALPLYWETLNHVGNSNLQTQKRLINTAMKLLKKCRVVVLADREFHSPKLAKWLDDQGIYFALRQKKDLHFQSQPGLEYQVLKDQGFQPGMSKFYVGVKCGKADELGLFNIAVYWKRKYRNNGSKQPWYILTNLPTLQQTLCLYRCRWGIEQFFKDCKTGGYNLEDTKVNETRFLALVLLIVIAYSLATMHGQQMQNLGIETYAGRIKEHNDQTPRHSDFSFALYGQLWIYGMELWADLALLLMALKPHKRLFFQRGFQALSLMKQAV; from the coding sequence ATGTTACCACAATCATATCAAACTATCTTCCGCAAGCACTTGAGTGAACAGCAGTATCTGACACTGGAGTTATTGTTGTTACTGATACAAGCTCATCGACAAGTAAAGCTGTCAACATTGGCCAGCTTATTTCCGCAAGCAATTACATATGAAAGTCGAAAACGCAATCTACAAAGATTTTTAGTGGTAGGTAATCTCTGCGTGAAATTATTGTGGTTTCCCCTGATCAAATATTGGATCAGACAACAGAGAACAGGACATAAATTAAATCGAGAACAGCGACGTTATTTCGATAAGAAAAAGCATCAAAAATATGGTTATTGGATGGTGGCACTGGATAGAACTCAGTGGAAAGGGCGGAATGTATTTATGGTGACATTGGTATGGGGTACTCATGCCTTACCACTATATTGGGAAACATTAAATCATGTGGGAAACAGTAATTTACAAACGCAAAAACGATTGATAAATACGGCGATGAAGCTGTTGAAAAAATGTCGAGTTGTGGTGTTGGCAGACAGAGAATTTCATAGTCCTAAACTCGCTAAATGGCTTGATGATCAAGGAATCTACTTTGCTTTACGTCAGAAGAAAGACCTTCACTTCCAGTCACAACCAGGACTTGAATATCAGGTACTTAAAGACCAAGGTTTTCAGCCAGGAATGTCAAAGTTTTATGTGGGCGTTAAATGTGGTAAAGCGGATGAATTGGGTTTATTTAACATCGCTGTTTATTGGAAAAGGAAATATCGCAATAATGGCTCAAAACAGCCTTGGTACATCTTGACGAATTTACCAACTCTTCAACAAACTTTATGCCTCTATCGCTGCCGATGGGGGATTGAGCAATTCTTCAAAGATTGTAAGACGGGTGGTTATAACCTAGAAGATACCAAAGTGAATGAAACTCGTTTTTTAGCTTTAGTATTATTGATTGTAATTGCTTATAGTTTAGCTACAATGCATGGTCAACAGATGCAAAATCTAGGCATAGAAACTTATGCCGGACGTATTAAAGAACACAATGACCAGACCCCTCGCCACAGCGATTTTAGCTTTGCTCTTTACGGACAACTATGGATATATGGTATGGAATTATGGGCTGATTTAGCTCTCTTGTTAATGGCTCTCAAGCCTCACAAACGCCTATTTTTTCAACGTGGCTTTCAGGCTCTATCCCTTATGAAACAAGCGGTTTAG
- a CDS encoding Uma2 family endonuclease, whose product MKTLAKWTVDDYHRMIAAGILSDRHVELLAGEIVEMTPETPIHYNTAKRGAKYLENLLAGKADVRFNGPITLQNSEPEPDIAIVRPLDSVYNNRHPEPEDIFWLIEVAKTSQKKDLELKTKIYATALIQEYWVIDLSSKQVTIFRQPQNGQYFIQQIILEGIISPLAFPEIKVSIEQLLNLNG is encoded by the coding sequence ATGAAGACCCTAGCAAAATGGACAGTGGACGACTATCACCGCATGATAGCAGCCGGAATCTTAAGCGATCGCCATGTGGAGTTACTCGCCGGGGAAATTGTAGAAATGACACCAGAAACCCCAATACATTACAACACCGCAAAGCGAGGCGCGAAATACTTAGAGAATTTATTAGCAGGGAAAGCAGATGTCCGGTTTAATGGCCCGATAACCCTACAAAATTCAGAACCTGAACCAGATATCGCTATTGTTAGACCACTAGATTCTGTATATAATAACCGTCATCCTGAACCAGAAGATATCTTTTGGCTCATAGAAGTTGCTAAAACCAGCCAAAAAAAAGATTTAGAACTCAAAACAAAAATCTACGCCACTGCTCTGATACAAGAGTATTGGGTGATAGATTTATCTAGCAAACAAGTGACTATATTTCGCCAACCGCAAAATGGTCAATATTTTATTCAGCAGATTATCCTTGAAGGGATTATTTCCCCGTTAGCGTTTCCAGAAATCAAAGTATCTATAGAGCAACTTTTAAATCTTAACGGGTGA
- a CDS encoding GTPase: MLKIDDEGKARDFIKNLQDKLQAQIGKKFVFLLVGRTGVGKSSTVNSLMGKEIASVGDYEPTTMEVKNYDSDINSIYFFISYFILRPSCTSKFSLPCEICPTAK, from the coding sequence ATGCTTAAAATTGATGACGAAGGAAAAGCAAGGGATTTTATTAAAAATCTCCAAGATAAATTGCAGGCACAAATTGGAAAAAAATTTGTGTTTCTTTTAGTAGGTCGTACAGGAGTTGGTAAATCAAGTACCGTCAATAGCTTGATGGGTAAAGAGATAGCCTCAGTTGGTGACTATGAACCAACAACAATGGAGGTTAAAAATTATGACTCAGATATAAACAGTATATACTTCTTCATTTCATACTTCATACTTCGGCCTTCTTGTACTAGTAAGTTCAGTTTACCGTGTGAGATTTGCCCCACAGCCAAATAA
- a CDS encoding helix-turn-helix domain-containing protein has translation MRKQLLLHTRQYVQKDYLMHTHQCQLFRMGYVRLKIRELAEERGWTLKDVANYSGVNYNTVRSYVQRGSLNTVDLSAVFKIARAFEVTLEELVEVLEE, from the coding sequence ATGCGTAAACAACTTTTGTTGCATACGCGTCAATATGTACAAAAAGATTATCTGATGCATACGCATCAATGTCAACTATTTAGGATGGGCTACGTTAGGTTAAAGATTCGAGAGCTAGCTGAAGAGAGAGGCTGGACACTAAAAGATGTTGCTAACTACTCAGGAGTTAACTACAACACTGTTAGAAGTTATGTCCAGCGTGGTAGTCTCAACACCGTTGACCTATCTGCTGTATTTAAAATAGCCCGTGCGTTTGAAGTGACTTTAGAAGAATTGGTGGAAGTTTTGGAAGAGTAG
- a CDS encoding ABC transporter permease, which produces MQRYLKVLKLFWSAAIASEMEYRVNFILATLSSLGNLAGSLFGLFLFYRHGYTFGSWSWDAALVVLGIFTLLQGFSATFLAPNLNRIVSHVQRGTLDFVLLKPIHSQFWLSTHTISPWGLPDLVFGIAIIGYAGTKLGLKISNYLVSAVPLFFGLVILYSLWFILGATSIWFVKVYNTTEVLRGLLEAGRYPITAYPTAYRFFFTYVVPVAFLTTIPAEAMLGQGHATWFIGTAVLALALFFVSTWFWSFALRFYTSASS; this is translated from the coding sequence ATGCAAAGATACTTAAAAGTACTTAAGCTATTTTGGAGTGCTGCTATAGCGTCTGAGATGGAGTATCGCGTCAACTTTATCTTAGCTACCCTCAGCAGCTTGGGCAATCTCGCAGGCAGTCTCTTCGGACTATTCTTGTTTTATCGTCACGGCTACACCTTTGGTAGCTGGTCATGGGATGCAGCTTTAGTTGTCTTGGGAATTTTTACCCTACTGCAAGGTTTTTCTGCCACTTTTCTGGCTCCCAACCTCAATCGCATTGTCAGCCATGTGCAGCGCGGTACTTTGGACTTTGTCCTACTCAAGCCGATTCACAGTCAGTTTTGGCTTTCCACTCATACCATTTCCCCTTGGGGACTCCCAGATTTAGTTTTTGGTATTGCGATTATTGGCTATGCAGGTACAAAACTCGGCTTAAAAATCAGCAACTACTTGGTTAGTGCAGTACCGTTATTTTTTGGCTTGGTGATTCTTTACAGCCTGTGGTTTATACTGGGAGCAACCAGCATCTGGTTCGTAAAAGTATACAACACTACTGAAGTGTTACGCGGTTTGCTAGAAGCTGGGCGATATCCAATAACCGCATATCCCACAGCTTACCGCTTTTTCTTTACCTACGTAGTACCAGTGGCGTTTTTAACTACTATCCCAGCAGAAGCGATGCTAGGACAAGGCCACGCCACTTGGTTTATAGGTACAGCAGTGTTGGCATTAGCCCTGTTTTTTGTTTCTACTTGGTTTTGGAGCTTTGCTTTGCGGTTTTATACCAGCGCATCAAGTTAG
- a CDS encoding DedA family protein, whose product MHFDLPQLIKSLGYFGIWGIVFAESGLLIGFFLPGDSLLFTAGFIASVPKSELNIWVLIFGAFVCAVLGDNVGYATGHRFGRKFFQKEDSWLFHKKHLVKTQDFYEKHGKKTIVLARFTPIIRTFAPIVAGIGAMHYRTFMSYNLIGGFLWTFGITLLGFFLGKSLPPEQVDKYLLPIIGLIILISLVPSIIHIIQDKRAKKS is encoded by the coding sequence ATGCATTTTGATTTACCACAACTGATTAAATCACTGGGCTATTTTGGGATATGGGGAATTGTCTTTGCTGAATCGGGTTTGCTGATTGGATTTTTTCTACCTGGAGATAGTTTACTGTTTACTGCAGGATTTATAGCGTCTGTGCCGAAATCAGAACTGAATATTTGGGTGCTAATATTTGGTGCTTTTGTTTGTGCAGTCCTTGGTGATAATGTAGGCTATGCAACAGGTCACAGATTTGGCCGCAAATTTTTTCAGAAAGAAGATTCATGGTTGTTTCATAAAAAACACTTGGTGAAAACCCAAGATTTTTATGAAAAGCATGGGAAGAAGACAATAGTTTTAGCACGGTTCACACCAATTATTCGGACTTTTGCGCCAATTGTAGCTGGTATTGGTGCTATGCATTATCGGACGTTTATGTCTTACAACTTAATTGGTGGCTTTTTGTGGACTTTTGGAATTACTTTGTTAGGGTTTTTCTTAGGAAAGTCTCTGCCTCCAGAACAGGTGGATAAGTATTTGTTACCGATTATTGGACTAATTATACTTATTTCTCTAGTGCCGTCAATTATTCATATAATTCAGGACAAGAGAGCCAAGAAATCATGA
- a CDS encoding ABC transporter ATP-binding protein, whose product MKTRSNYWQLLPYIRPQWQNIIRGFVGILGYVLATLMLINVAGKLAVPFGQGNVVAIAQLVGICALIFLVRGFFQSIQDIYMAKAALRAAFHLRQQVYAHLQKLNLSYFETAQAGDLSYRLTEDIDRIGEVINKLFHDFVPCVLQLLAIPIYMIYLNWQLTLAVVIVAPLMAILVGWFGERLQKYARRSQNRVSGLSAILTEVFSGIRLVQAFTAENYELGRFSHEAERSLQAKYSAERLKAIQIPIVGFLEALSALSLLIVGAWQISRSNLTVGEFVSYLAAAGLLIDPIGHTTNNYNEFKQGEASVDRVFELIAIQPAVVEKPNAIALTPVQGKVEYRHVSFAYKPGEPVLTDISLLAMPGEAIALVGASGAGKTTFVNLLPRFYDPVAGQILIDGVDIRDVTLHSLRRQIGIVPQETIMFSGTIAQNIAFGQEFFEMTAVAEAARIANAHQFITQLPEGYNTWVGERGVNLSGGQRQRIAIARAVLLNPRILILDEATSALDSESEALVQQALERLMQGRTVFIIAHRLSTVRKCDRILVLEKGQIMESGTHAELLALERRYARFYTQQFS is encoded by the coding sequence TTGAAAACGCGCTCTAATTACTGGCAACTACTACCTTATATTCGACCCCAGTGGCAAAACATCATTAGGGGATTTGTTGGCATTTTGGGATATGTGCTGGCTACATTAATGCTGATCAATGTCGCGGGTAAATTGGCAGTTCCTTTTGGACAAGGTAATGTAGTGGCGATCGCCCAACTGGTCGGGATCTGTGCCTTAATATTTCTTGTACGGGGCTTTTTTCAGTCTATCCAAGACATATATATGGCAAAAGCTGCTTTAAGAGCGGCTTTTCATCTCCGTCAGCAAGTTTATGCTCATCTGCAAAAACTGAATCTCAGTTATTTTGAAACTGCACAAGCCGGTGATTTATCTTACCGTCTCACGGAAGATATTGACCGCATCGGGGAAGTGATCAACAAACTCTTTCATGATTTTGTTCCCTGTGTGTTGCAGTTGTTGGCAATTCCTATCTACATGATTTATTTGAATTGGCAACTGACTCTGGCTGTAGTAATTGTTGCACCGCTGATGGCTATTTTAGTGGGCTGGTTTGGTGAACGGTTGCAAAAGTATGCTCGGCGTAGTCAAAATCGCGTGTCGGGTTTATCAGCTATACTTACCGAAGTTTTCAGCGGTATCCGTTTGGTACAGGCTTTTACTGCGGAAAACTATGAACTTGGGAGATTTAGCCATGAAGCAGAACGCAGTCTACAAGCTAAATATTCAGCGGAACGGTTAAAAGCTATTCAGATTCCCATAGTGGGATTTTTAGAAGCTTTGAGCGCTTTATCTTTATTAATTGTGGGAGCGTGGCAAATTTCCCGGAGTAACTTAACTGTGGGAGAGTTTGTCAGCTACTTGGCTGCAGCGGGATTGTTAATTGACCCCATTGGTCATACGACGAATAACTACAACGAATTTAAACAAGGTGAAGCTTCCGTTGACCGGGTTTTTGAATTAATAGCAATTCAACCGGCGGTGGTGGAAAAACCAAATGCGATCGCATTGACTCCTGTTCAAGGCAAAGTCGAATATCGTCATGTGTCGTTTGCCTATAAACCTGGTGAACCTGTATTAACAGATATTAGTTTATTGGCAATGCCAGGGGAAGCGATCGCACTGGTGGGCGCTTCTGGCGCAGGTAAAACGACATTTGTCAACCTCCTTCCCCGCTTTTATGATCCAGTAGCTGGTCAAATTTTGATTGATGGCGTTGATATTCGGGATGTGACGCTGCATAGTTTGCGGCGTCAAATTGGCATTGTTCCCCAAGAAACCATCATGTTTTCTGGAACGATTGCTCAAAATATTGCCTTTGGACAAGAATTTTTTGAAATGACAGCTGTTGCAGAAGCAGCGAGAATTGCTAACGCCCATCAGTTTATCACCCAACTACCAGAGGGCTATAACACTTGGGTGGGTGAGCGCGGGGTGAATTTATCGGGTGGACAACGCCAAAGAATAGCGATCGCTCGTGCTGTTCTCCTCAACCCGCGAATTTTGATCCTGGATGAGGCGACATCAGCCTTAGATTCCGAGTCAGAAGCACTAGTACAGCAAGCCTTGGAAAGACTAATGCAAGGACGAACCGTGTTTATTATTGCTCATCGGTTATCTACAGTCAGAAAGTGCGATCGCATTTTAGTGCTAGAAAAAGGACAAATTATGGAATCAGGAACTCACGCAGAATTGTTAGCCCTAGAGCGTCGCTATGCACGGTTTTATACTCAGCAGTTTAGTTAA
- a CDS encoding peptidylprolyl isomerase has protein sequence MTEEIQIGNRTIKSTELIPLLASYQMLPQLLRELIIDEAIATIECTPEEVVQAKQQFYAEKQFTSEADVSAWMAHHGLSTHQLDAVTVRKLKIEKFKQATWGNKLESHFFQHKGKLDKVIYSLLRTQDAGIAQELYFRIQAKEQSFADLARQYSLGPEAQTGGLVGPIELNALHPAMAQMLSSTQPHQVVPPTRIAEWFVIVQLEKSIPAQLDEAMKVRLLNELFETWLQEQQKQIREVSQQSQNSE, from the coding sequence ATGACTGAAGAGATCCAAATCGGCAACCGTACAATTAAATCTACTGAACTGATTCCCTTGCTGGCAAGTTACCAAATGCTGCCACAGTTACTGCGGGAATTGATTATCGACGAGGCGATCGCTACAATTGAGTGTACCCCGGAAGAAGTAGTCCAAGCTAAACAGCAGTTTTACGCTGAAAAACAGTTTACCAGCGAAGCTGATGTCAGCGCATGGATGGCACATCATGGTCTCAGTACTCATCAATTAGATGCTGTCACTGTTCGTAAGCTGAAAATTGAAAAATTCAAGCAAGCCACCTGGGGTAACAAGCTAGAATCCCATTTCTTTCAGCACAAGGGAAAACTAGACAAAGTGATTTATTCTCTTCTGCGGACTCAAGATGCAGGGATTGCTCAAGAACTTTATTTCCGCATTCAAGCCAAAGAACAGTCTTTTGCAGATTTGGCGCGTCAATACTCACTCGGGCCAGAAGCTCAAACTGGGGGTTTGGTTGGCCCGATTGAATTAAATGCACTCCACCCAGCAATGGCGCAAATGCTTTCTAGCACTCAACCGCATCAAGTTGTACCACCGACTCGCATCGCTGAATGGTTTGTGATTGTGCAACTGGAGAAATCTATTCCTGCACAATTGGATGAAGCAATGAAAGTGCGTTTGTTAAATGAACTTTTTGAAACCTGGCTCCAAGAACAGCAAAAGCAAATAAGAGAAGTCAGCCAGCAATCCCAAAACTCTGAATGA
- a CDS encoding EVE domain-containing protein: protein MNYWLMKSEPEVYSIFDLQRDGETIWDGVRNYQARNFLVQMQLGDLAFFYHSNSNPPGIAGLMRVVKIGIADPSQFEPTSKYYDPKSTPESPRWQTVVVEFVEVFANPIWLFKLKEEFSPEELMVVKTGNRLSVIPVSEEVAKKILFLHTVRDKRQEGN from the coding sequence ATGAATTATTGGTTGATGAAATCAGAACCAGAGGTCTATAGCATCTTTGACTTGCAACGCGATGGTGAAACTATCTGGGATGGCGTTCGCAATTATCAAGCTCGCAATTTTCTAGTTCAAATGCAGTTGGGTGATTTAGCTTTTTTTTATCACTCCAATAGTAATCCTCCTGGTATTGCTGGATTGATGCGTGTGGTGAAAATAGGTATTGCTGATCCCAGCCAGTTTGAACCCACAAGTAAATACTACGACCCTAAATCAACTCCCGAATCACCTCGATGGCAAACAGTTGTTGTAGAATTTGTGGAGGTTTTTGCCAATCCCATTTGGCTATTCAAACTCAAAGAAGAATTTAGTCCAGAAGAGTTAATGGTTGTGAAAACAGGAAATCGGTTATCGGTGATCCCGGTTTCGGAAGAAGTGGCTAAGAAGATTTTGTTCCTACACACGGTAAGAGACAAAAGGCAAGAAGGCAACTAA
- a CDS encoding response regulator — protein sequence MTKKRILVVDNEQYIQEVAKICLETVAGWEVVTANSGIEGIAKAEIGQPDAILLDVMMPDMDGITTFEQLQANPATQAIPVILLTAKIQASDRRRYAQMGMATAIAKPFNPLELAGQIATALNWNLEQ from the coding sequence ATGACAAAAAAGCGCATTTTAGTGGTTGATAATGAGCAGTATATTCAAGAAGTTGCCAAGATTTGCTTGGAAACCGTCGCTGGCTGGGAAGTGGTGACGGCAAACTCTGGTATTGAGGGTATAGCTAAAGCCGAGATTGGGCAACCAGATGCAATCCTGTTGGATGTGATGATGCCAGATATGGACGGTATCACTACCTTTGAGCAACTGCAAGCAAACCCAGCCACGCAAGCAATTCCGGTGATTTTATTAACCGCTAAAATCCAGGCTTCAGACCGCCGTCGCTATGCTCAAATGGGAATGGCTACAGCGATCGCTAAACCGTTTAATCCGCTAGAATTGGCTGGTCAGATAGCTACGGCGCTAAATTGGAATTTGGAACAGTAG